Genomic window (Lycium barbarum isolate Lr01 chromosome 2, ASM1917538v2, whole genome shotgun sequence):
taaaaatggacggagggagtgtattataaaaaattgtgctattctataattgttaaattcaatttaaatcactttactacttaaattgtgatggaaatttcacAAGCATTGCTTAGAAAAAAATAGGAAATTTATGGTTTATTTTttagaacttgtagtttatctgattctacatttacttatggggtgtaatTACCAATTGAAgagtttttatattatttttcttattttgattggtgtaattcccttattgaatatgttattttacttgtgcaagttcatttcttaatatacataaaagatgcaagtcccttggtgaaaatgttgattttaccgtgttgttaatgggtgtgattccttgtttaagatgttaattatgtttgtttcttgatttttgagatgtaattttcatatttgcaaataaaaaaaggGCCTATTAAGTTGatccgaataaactaaaaagagatggatCCGACCCAACACGTTCCTAACCagatgtacattgaagaaaattatgGTACCTGACACCTTCAAATCTTAGATCCGCCTCTGGATGTCTACTAGAAGGTGTGTCTTTTTGTGTGTCATGCTATGTAATGTAATAACTCCATTTATAGGAGTATCGCCTATGTTATCTAAAATAATTTTGTAGTAGGTCCTAAGTTTTCTGTCCTTCGTTCATAATATTCACCCTGTCAATTGTCAAATTccactttcttctttttttcccctATCATTCTTTCTGTATACCTTTATGTCTAATAATTCTACCCCTACTTCAACTACTTTTAAGACTTTGAGTGTTTCATTTAACTACTTCATGGTTTATTACATCATGTGCCCAGTTGGGATGATTTTCTATTTATGTTCATCTTCGCATAGTTTAAGATCTTACAAATGTTTAAATTGCAAGTGTACGGAGGAAATAGTGGATAACCCAATATACAGTCATTCGAGATGTCCCATAATTATTCCAAAACAATAGCATCAAACTCTTCAATACAATCTTCATCAATCATATCTTAATATAACACTATAATTCAAGCACTTCGTGTCATAAATAGAGGAACCTAAGCTTCTATGTAAGTAAACAAGTTATTTTTCAAGAGCAGAAAAAGTAACTTTTTTCCATAAGCACTTTTAGAACCTAATTGAACAACAAATTATTGTTGTAATATCGACAAAATTGCTTTTCAAATCAATTAACTAAATAGAAACTACTACTTTCCTGAAGTACTTTTTGAAAACGCACTTCTGAACCAAAGAACTATTCTGGATAAGCCAATTTTAAGAGATTGACCAATTACTATTAATTGTATTATCATGTCTTCAGACGAACTTTTGTTTCCATGttcattttttttagtttagattgatttttttttttttaaatatcaacTGCATATTTTGTTCACCTTCAAAAAATGATTACATATGGGCTGAGGAAGTCTAAATTACCTAACATTATCCCTATTATTAGGCCATTATCCAAAACGTTATTGTGAGaacaaaataacaaaaaaaaagtgtTACTTAGTCGtgaacaaaaattaaaaacacagtttttgtttaaaataatacatGTACGTACAACCTAGAATATTTGCATATTGAAAAAAGGCGTGTAATCAACAATTATAGATATAGAATCATCTTTAAGGTAACAAATATAAAGGCTATCTAACCAACACAACCACAGATATTTTTTAGTTGTATTTGTTAGCAATACATGACATCATCAATTATTATCCTTAGGGACCTACATCTTCCACACATGAATAGACAGAGGGAACTCTTTATTAGGCTAGTCATGATCTTAAATCGTGATCCAGAGTCATGGCTATGACTACAAAACCATGACAAGGACCTTGCCACGTCCTTGCCTTTACTTAGAATACTCCAAGTAGCAAAAGATTTCAGATCTGAAAAAAAGAAAGAGTAAATTTTAGTTTTACGTTTAACTTTACGAGTCAATCTGACTTTCATAAAATGAGAGACTAAAATTAAATCAGGATGGTGAGTGCACATCAATTTTACTTAATATTGTGTCACATATAGAAGCAATCTTAGTTCATTTACATAC
Coding sequences:
- the LOC132622042 gene encoding uncharacterized protein LOC132622042; this translates as MLQFNSIINSLYEFMKIGSMNHQVVLKSRYKYSLLAKDHDLKSFATWSILSKGKDVARSLSWFCSHSHDSGSRFKIMTSLIKSSLCLFMCGRCRSLRIIIDDVMYC